The following coding sequences lie in one Mycobacterium sp. DL440 genomic window:
- a CDS encoding L,D-transpeptidase family protein, whose amino-acid sequence MPKSAKRRLITAFMAAGLAGGLVLSPSAYADPEVPPAPVDPVVPGPPPGAYIPPPADPMAPAAAAPDAPAATAPIINYGSPTVPFTEGTAPGQNSTPFTGEAPFLPPSFNPVNGSMVGVAKPIYINFQRPIANRQMAQDAIRITSNPPVAGRFYWVTDTQLRWRPQDFWPSNTVVNIDAAGTKSSFRVGDYLVATVDDKAHQMEILRNGKLEKTFPVSMGKPDGKHETKNGTYYVLEKFPDIIMDSSTYGVPVDSKEGYKLKVQDAVRIDNSGVFVHSAPWSVAQQGKSNSSHGCINLSPENAKWFYDNFGSGDPVVIKNTGGGWYNTPDGASDWQMF is encoded by the coding sequence ATGCCGAAATCGGCAAAACGTCGACTGATCACCGCTTTCATGGCTGCGGGGCTCGCCGGTGGACTGGTGCTCAGCCCATCCGCCTATGCAGACCCCGAGGTGCCGCCGGCACCCGTCGACCCCGTGGTGCCGGGACCCCCGCCGGGTGCGTACATCCCCCCGCCGGCCGACCCAATGGCACCGGCGGCCGCTGCCCCGGATGCCCCCGCGGCAACCGCGCCGATCATCAACTACGGCTCCCCGACGGTTCCGTTCACCGAGGGCACCGCGCCCGGGCAGAACTCCACGCCGTTCACGGGTGAGGCACCGTTCCTGCCGCCGTCGTTCAACCCGGTCAACGGGTCGATGGTCGGTGTCGCCAAGCCCATCTACATCAACTTCCAGCGGCCGATCGCCAACCGGCAGATGGCCCAGGACGCCATCCGGATCACGTCGAACCCGCCGGTGGCGGGCCGCTTCTACTGGGTCACGGACACCCAGCTGCGCTGGCGCCCCCAGGACTTCTGGCCGTCCAACACCGTGGTGAACATCGACGCGGCCGGCACGAAGTCGAGCTTCCGCGTCGGCGACTACCTGGTGGCCACGGTCGACGACAAGGCCCACCAGATGGAGATCCTGCGCAACGGGAAGCTGGAGAAGACCTTCCCGGTGTCGATGGGCAAGCCCGACGGCAAGCATGAGACGAAGAACGGCACCTATTACGTGCTGGAGAAGTTCCCCGACATCATCATGGATTCCTCCACCTACGGTGTGCCCGTGGACTCCAAAGAGGGCTACAAGCTCAAGGTGCAGGACGCCGTCCGCATCGACAACAGCGGCGTATTCGTGCACAGCGCGCCGTGGTCGGTCGCTCAGCAGGGCAAGAGCAACAGCAGCCACGGCTGCATCAACCTCAGCCCCGAGAACGCCAAGTGGTTCTACGACAACTTCGGCAGCGGCGACCCGGTGGTGATCAAGAACACCGGCGGTGGCTGGTACAACACGCCGGATGGTGCATCCGACTGGCAGATGTTCTAA
- a CDS encoding M13 family metallopeptidase: MTVEAIKSGIDLSHVDPQSRPQDDLFGHVNGRWLTDYEIPADRATDGAFRLLHDRAEEQIRDLIVAAASAATSDGAAASSDSSAGTDEQRIGDLYASFMDEQTIATRGLAPLLAELALIDGAADSDALAAVLGGLERTGVSGGAGVYVDTDSKDSTRYLLHMSQSGLGLPDESYYRDEQHAEILAAYPDHIARMFTLVYGGDTAAEQGETAARIVALESKLAAAHWDVVKRRDADLTYNLRKFTDLSSDAPGFNWTGWLGAIGTTPEKVSELVLRQPDYVTAFAALWAGEDLEDWKAWTRWRLIHSRAGLLTDELVAENFDFYGRTLSGTEQNRDRWKRGVSLVEGLMGDALGKLYVQLHFPPEAKARMDELVANLREAYRVSINELDWMTPETRAKALVKLDKFTPKIGYPARWRDYSALVVERDDLYGNYHRGHVVNSDRELAKLGSAVDRDEWFMTPQTVNAYYNPGMNEIVFPAAILQPPFFDAQADDAANYGGIGAVIGHEIGHGFDDQGAKYDGDGNLVDWWTDADRAEFGVRTKALIDQYEQFTPRALEASHHVNGAFTVGENIGDLGGLSIALLAYQLSLKGQEAPVIDGLTGVQRVYFGWAQVWRTKSRDAEAIRRLAVDPHSPPEFRCNGVIRNIDSFYEAFEVADSDELYLEPAQRVRIWN; this comes from the coding sequence GTGACGGTAGAAGCGATCAAGTCGGGTATCGACCTGAGCCATGTCGACCCGCAGTCCCGCCCCCAAGACGACCTCTTCGGCCACGTCAACGGCCGTTGGTTGACCGACTACGAGATTCCCGCCGACCGCGCCACCGACGGCGCCTTCCGGCTGCTGCACGACCGCGCCGAGGAACAGATCCGCGATCTGATCGTCGCAGCCGCTTCGGCGGCGACATCGGACGGGGCGGCGGCCTCGTCTGATTCCTCGGCAGGCACCGACGAGCAGCGCATCGGTGATCTGTACGCCAGTTTCATGGACGAGCAGACCATCGCCACCCGCGGCCTGGCGCCGCTGCTGGCAGAGCTCGCCCTGATCGACGGTGCTGCCGACAGCGATGCGCTGGCCGCCGTGCTGGGCGGGCTGGAACGCACCGGGGTGTCCGGCGGCGCCGGTGTGTACGTGGACACCGATTCCAAGGATTCGACGCGGTATCTGCTGCACATGAGCCAGTCCGGCCTCGGGCTGCCCGACGAGTCGTATTACCGCGACGAGCAGCACGCCGAGATCCTGGCCGCCTACCCGGACCACATCGCCCGGATGTTCACGTTGGTCTATGGCGGGGATACGGCGGCCGAGCAGGGCGAGACCGCGGCCCGGATCGTCGCGCTGGAGTCCAAACTGGCCGCCGCGCACTGGGATGTGGTCAAGCGCCGCGACGCCGACCTGACCTACAACCTGCGCAAGTTCACCGACCTGTCCTCCGATGCCCCCGGATTCAACTGGACCGGCTGGCTCGGCGCCATCGGCACCACCCCCGAGAAGGTCTCCGAGCTGGTACTGCGTCAGCCTGACTACGTGACGGCGTTCGCCGCACTGTGGGCGGGCGAGGACCTCGAGGACTGGAAGGCCTGGACACGCTGGCGCCTCATCCACTCACGCGCCGGACTGTTGACCGACGAGCTGGTGGCCGAGAACTTCGACTTCTACGGCCGCACCCTGAGCGGCACCGAGCAGAACCGCGATCGCTGGAAGCGCGGCGTCTCTCTGGTGGAGGGTCTGATGGGCGATGCCCTGGGCAAGCTCTACGTTCAGCTGCACTTTCCGCCCGAGGCCAAGGCCCGGATGGACGAGCTGGTGGCCAACCTGCGCGAGGCCTACCGGGTCAGCATCAACGAGCTGGACTGGATGACGCCGGAGACCAGGGCCAAGGCGCTGGTGAAGCTGGACAAGTTCACCCCCAAAATCGGCTACCCGGCGCGCTGGCGGGACTACTCGGCGCTGGTGGTCGAGCGTGACGATCTGTACGGCAACTACCACCGTGGTCATGTGGTGAACTCCGACCGCGAACTGGCCAAGCTGGGCAGCGCCGTCGACCGCGACGAATGGTTCATGACACCGCAGACGGTCAACGCTTACTACAACCCGGGGATGAACGAAATCGTCTTTCCCGCAGCGATTCTGCAGCCGCCGTTCTTCGATGCCCAAGCCGACGACGCCGCCAACTACGGCGGTATCGGCGCGGTGATCGGGCACGAGATCGGCCACGGTTTCGACGACCAGGGCGCCAAGTACGACGGCGACGGCAATCTGGTGGACTGGTGGACCGATGCCGACCGCGCTGAATTCGGGGTCCGCACAAAGGCTTTGATCGACCAGTATGAGCAGTTCACCCCCCGCGCGCTGGAAGCCTCACATCACGTGAACGGCGCGTTCACGGTCGGGGAGAACATCGGCGATCTCGGCGGTCTGTCCATCGCCCTGCTGGCCTATCAGCTGTCGCTCAAGGGCCAGGAAGCGCCGGTGATCGACGGGCTCACCGGTGTGCAGCGCGTCTACTTCGGCTGGGCGCAGGTGTGGCGGACCAAATCCCGTGACGCCGAGGCGATCCGACGCCTGGCGGTGGATCCTCACTCACCGCCGGAGTTCCGCTGCAACGGCGTCATCCGCAACATCGACTCGTTCTACGAGGCGTTCGAGGTAGCCGATTCCGACGAGCTGTACCTGGAACCGGCTCAACGCGTGCGCATCTGGAACTAG
- a CDS encoding MMPL family transporter: MMRLSSYLRRFRWAVFATWLLLLVPSIYLAINQSSNLTGGGFDVEGSQSLHVQRQLEQHFPDQGASPLALIASPRADASFEDMNAAVATLEKIAGQVPSVKMVPNPQQPAPQPDRPYVITLQLDFNNTGAVDVAKQLRQKIGVHGDDPGESENGKVKFYVIGQGALGAAATQATKHDIAAAEKWNLPIVLIVLLAVFGSLAAAALPLVLGICTVVVTMGLVYLLSMYTQMSVFVTSTVSMFGIALAIDYSLFILMRYREELRAGRDPSDAVDAAMATSGLAVTLSGLTVIASVTGIYIINTPVLVSMATGAILAVAVAVLTSTTLTPAVLATFGNAAAKRSSYLHWSRRAEATQSRFWTRWTGAVMRRPWASAVGATILLLILAAPAFGMVLGNSMQRQFEPTHEIRGGVNAAADALGPGALGPVRVLVTFPGDDGASSSKGTATIDAVRQEMTRTPHVVNVQPPVFADNNTSALLSAVLSVDPEDLAAREAIDWMRDNLPAAAGGNARVDVGGPTALIKDFDDRVSSTQPLVFLFVALIAFVMLLVSIRSVFLALKGVLMTVLSVAAAYGSLVVVFQWGWFEELGFEKISSLDSTVPPLVLAMTFGLSMDYEIFLLTRIRERFLQTNNTRDAVAYGVSTSARTITSAALIMIAVFIGFAFAGMPLVAQLGVACAVAIAVDATVVRLILVPALMAMFDEWNWWLPHWLDRVLPEVDFEKPLPKIEVTDLVIIPDDISALGPSGSDLRMMVRTAARMKHLAPQTIIVTDPLAFSGCSKSSARLAARRPGGPKRCPGVHPVTMWRGRLSVAVDALEAEAEAQRAPMERLGPVETTNVQLPTGDRLQIPTGAETLRLKSYLVMCRNSTKDFEEFADLVESMETETAALVLSGMDRYYCGQNPKSRWVATQLVRRLADPQPSDEHEFAMSAPDAAAEWEKVRQRCLSVAVAMLEEAK, from the coding sequence ATGATGCGCTTGAGCAGCTATCTGCGCAGATTCCGCTGGGCGGTTTTCGCGACATGGTTGTTGCTTCTGGTGCCCTCGATCTACCTCGCGATCAACCAGTCGTCCAATCTGACCGGCGGCGGTTTCGACGTTGAAGGTTCACAGTCGCTCCACGTCCAGCGGCAGCTCGAGCAACATTTCCCGGATCAGGGCGCGTCCCCGCTTGCCCTGATCGCCTCTCCGCGCGCAGATGCCTCGTTCGAGGACATGAACGCCGCGGTGGCCACGCTGGAGAAGATCGCCGGCCAGGTCCCCAGCGTCAAGATGGTGCCGAATCCGCAACAGCCGGCCCCGCAGCCGGACCGGCCGTACGTCATCACATTGCAGCTGGACTTCAACAACACCGGCGCGGTGGACGTGGCCAAGCAGCTGCGCCAAAAGATCGGGGTGCACGGCGACGACCCTGGTGAGAGCGAGAACGGCAAGGTCAAGTTCTACGTCATCGGGCAGGGCGCCCTCGGTGCAGCCGCCACCCAGGCCACCAAGCACGACATCGCCGCAGCCGAGAAGTGGAACCTGCCGATCGTGTTGATCGTGCTGCTGGCTGTGTTCGGCTCGCTGGCCGCGGCGGCGCTGCCGCTGGTGCTCGGCATCTGCACAGTCGTGGTGACCATGGGCCTGGTCTATCTGCTGTCGATGTATACGCAGATGAGCGTGTTCGTCACCTCGACGGTGTCGATGTTCGGCATCGCCCTGGCCATCGACTACTCCCTGTTCATCCTGATGCGGTACCGCGAAGAGCTGCGCGCCGGGCGTGATCCGTCCGATGCGGTCGACGCGGCGATGGCCACCTCCGGCCTGGCGGTGACGCTGTCGGGACTCACGGTGATCGCCTCGGTCACCGGCATCTACATCATCAACACCCCCGTCCTGGTGTCGATGGCGACCGGCGCGATCCTGGCCGTCGCAGTCGCGGTGCTGACCTCCACCACGCTGACCCCGGCGGTGCTCGCGACGTTCGGGAATGCCGCAGCCAAGCGATCCTCCTATCTGCACTGGTCGAGGCGCGCCGAGGCCACCCAGTCGCGTTTCTGGACCCGGTGGACCGGCGCGGTCATGCGTCGTCCGTGGGCCTCGGCTGTCGGTGCGACGATCCTGTTGCTGATCCTGGCGGCACCGGCGTTCGGCATGGTGCTGGGCAACAGCATGCAGCGCCAGTTCGAGCCCACTCACGAGATCCGCGGCGGGGTCAACGCCGCCGCCGATGCGTTGGGCCCCGGTGCGCTGGGCCCGGTGCGGGTACTGGTGACGTTCCCCGGGGACGACGGCGCATCCTCATCCAAAGGCACCGCCACGATCGACGCGGTCCGCCAGGAGATGACCAGGACACCGCATGTGGTGAACGTCCAGCCGCCCGTGTTCGCCGACAACAACACCAGCGCGCTGCTGTCTGCCGTGCTGTCGGTGGACCCAGAAGACCTGGCTGCCCGCGAGGCCATCGACTGGATGCGGGACAACCTGCCCGCGGCGGCCGGGGGGAACGCACGTGTCGACGTCGGCGGCCCGACCGCCCTGATCAAGGACTTCGACGATCGGGTGTCCAGCACCCAGCCGCTGGTGTTCCTGTTCGTCGCGCTGATCGCCTTCGTGATGCTGTTGGTGTCGATCCGGTCGGTATTCCTGGCGCTCAAGGGTGTGCTGATGACGGTGCTGTCGGTGGCCGCGGCCTACGGCAGCCTGGTGGTCGTCTTCCAGTGGGGCTGGTTCGAGGAGTTGGGATTCGAGAAGATCAGCTCGCTCGACAGCACCGTTCCGCCGTTGGTCCTGGCAATGACCTTCGGCCTGTCGATGGACTACGAGATCTTTTTGCTCACCCGGATTCGGGAACGGTTCCTACAGACCAACAACACCCGCGACGCGGTTGCCTACGGAGTCAGCACCAGCGCGCGCACCATCACCAGCGCCGCGTTGATCATGATCGCGGTGTTCATCGGGTTCGCTTTTGCCGGCATGCCGCTGGTGGCCCAGCTCGGTGTGGCCTGCGCGGTGGCCATCGCCGTCGACGCGACCGTGGTCCGGCTGATCCTCGTGCCCGCCCTGATGGCCATGTTCGACGAATGGAACTGGTGGCTGCCGCACTGGCTGGACCGGGTGTTGCCCGAGGTGGACTTCGAGAAGCCGTTGCCCAAGATCGAGGTCACCGATCTGGTGATCATCCCCGACGACATCTCCGCGCTGGGTCCGAGCGGATCAGACCTGCGCATGATGGTCCGAACCGCGGCCCGGATGAAACATCTTGCCCCACAGACGATCATCGTCACCGATCCGCTGGCGTTCAGCGGCTGCAGCAAATCGTCCGCGCGGCTCGCGGCGCGGCGGCCGGGCGGCCCGAAACGCTGCCCCGGGGTGCACCCGGTGACGATGTGGCGGGGCAGGCTTTCGGTAGCTGTGGACGCGCTGGAGGCCGAGGCCGAGGCGCAGCGGGCTCCGATGGAACGCCTCGGCCCGGTCGAGACCACCAACGTGCAACTGCCGACCGGTGATCGGCTGCAGATCCCGACGGGCGCCGAAACGCTGCGGCTGAAGAGTTATCTGGTCATGTGCCGCAACAGCACCAAAGACTTTGAAGAGTTTGCTGATCTTGTCGAGTCGATGGAAACCGAGACTGCAGCTCTGGTGTTGTCGGGCATGGACCGGTATTACTGTGGGCAGAACCCGAAGAGCAGATGGGTGGCCACGCAGCTGGTGCGGCGGCTGGCTGACCCGCAGCCGTCCGATGAACACGAGTTCGCGATGTCGGCCCCGGATGCAGCTGCCGAATGGGAGAAGGTCAGGCAGCGCTGCCTGTCAGTTGCGGTAGCGATGCTGGAGGAGGCGAAGTGA
- a CDS encoding hemophore: MQPTNGGLRRSLAVAFAATAAGGATVAALMVPSATAATDPCAASEVARTAGGVATNIGNYLDTHPQTNQALTTISQQQGGAQSIVALKTYFDANPQAAKDIQQLQQPLTALGTRCKLPVTLPQLMGLVQATQSPGGTTTGLPGTLPSAQNVGVPSVAAPAQSSPASAARPGSGPLPGPAAASAR, encoded by the coding sequence ATGCAACCGACCAACGGTGGATTGCGCCGCTCGCTGGCGGTCGCCTTCGCGGCGACTGCGGCGGGCGGTGCGACGGTGGCCGCGCTCATGGTCCCGTCCGCCACGGCCGCGACCGATCCGTGTGCGGCCAGTGAGGTCGCCCGCACCGCCGGGGGTGTAGCCACCAACATCGGCAACTATCTGGACACGCATCCGCAGACCAACCAGGCCCTGACCACGATCAGTCAGCAGCAGGGTGGAGCCCAGTCGATCGTGGCCCTCAAGACCTACTTCGATGCCAACCCGCAAGCCGCCAAGGACATCCAGCAGTTGCAGCAGCCCCTGACCGCCCTGGGCACGCGCTGCAAGCTGCCGGTCACCCTGCCGCAGCTGATGGGCCTGGTGCAGGCCACGCAGTCGCCGGGCGGGACGACCACCGGTTTGCCGGGAACGCTGCCCTCGGCGCAGAACGTCGGGGTGCCCAGCGTCGCGGCGCCGGCGCAATCCTCACCGGCCTCGGCTGCGAGACCGGGCTCCGGTCCGCTTCCGGGTCCCGCCGCGGCCTCGGCGCGCTGA
- a CDS encoding heme-binding protein: protein MLLSARNARRVVAGVAGAGAVAGAMLFGAIPSALADDPANNPPNCSAADLAGVASGVSASTSAYLFTHPDVNNFFTSLEGLPREDVRTKVHDYLEANPQTKAELTGIRQPLVDLKNRCGEAPAPSIP, encoded by the coding sequence ATGTTGCTCTCGGCCCGAAATGCGCGGCGCGTGGTAGCTGGCGTGGCCGGCGCCGGCGCGGTAGCCGGTGCGATGCTGTTCGGCGCCATCCCGTCGGCGCTTGCCGACGACCCGGCGAACAACCCTCCCAACTGCAGCGCAGCCGATCTGGCCGGCGTGGCTTCGGGCGTGTCGGCATCGACCTCGGCGTACCTGTTCACCCATCCCGATGTGAACAACTTCTTCACCAGCCTGGAAGGCCTACCGCGCGAAGACGTCCGCACCAAGGTGCACGACTACCTGGAAGCAAACCCGCAGACCAAGGCCGAGCTGACCGGTATCCGCCAGCCGCTGGTAGACCTGAAGAACCGCTGCGGCGAAGCTCCGGCTCCCTCCATCCCGTAA
- a CDS encoding response regulator transcription factor: protein MRVEATPASGEGHVTPESVNRTVLMVDDDPDVRTSVARGLRHSGFDVRVAASGKEALRLLSNESHDALVLDVQMPELDGVAVVTALRALGNEIPICVLSARDTVNDRIAGLEAGADDYLTKPFDLGELVARLNALLRRASHTDHPSDTMTVGTLTIDTARRLVFVGGDRVDLTKREFDLLAVLAENTGVVLSRQRLLELVWGYDFDVDTNVADVFISYLRRKLERPDVPRVIHTVRGIGYVLREDA, encoded by the coding sequence ATGCGGGTGGAAGCTACCCCCGCCAGCGGCGAAGGACACGTGACACCCGAGAGCGTGAACCGCACGGTGCTGATGGTCGACGACGACCCGGATGTGCGTACTTCGGTTGCCCGCGGATTGCGGCATTCGGGGTTCGACGTCCGGGTCGCGGCGTCCGGCAAGGAGGCACTGCGCCTGCTGTCGAATGAGTCGCACGACGCGCTTGTTCTCGACGTCCAGATGCCGGAACTCGACGGCGTCGCCGTGGTCACCGCCCTGCGGGCATTGGGCAACGAGATACCCATCTGCGTGCTGTCGGCGCGTGACACGGTCAACGACCGCATCGCGGGACTGGAAGCCGGCGCGGACGACTACCTGACGAAACCGTTCGACCTCGGCGAACTCGTGGCACGCCTCAACGCATTGTTGCGCCGGGCCAGCCACACCGACCATCCGTCGGACACCATGACCGTCGGGACGCTGACCATCGACACCGCTCGCCGGTTGGTGTTCGTCGGCGGGGACCGCGTCGACCTGACCAAGCGGGAATTCGACCTGCTGGCCGTGTTGGCGGAGAACACCGGTGTGGTGTTGTCCCGGCAGCGGCTCCTCGAGCTGGTCTGGGGATACGACTTCGACGTGGACACCAATGTGGCTGACGTCTTCATCTCGTATCTGCGGCGCAAGCTCGAGCGACCCGACGTGCCCCGGGTGATCCATACCGTCCGGGGGATCGGGTACGTCCTGCGGGAAGATGCGTGA
- a CDS encoding HAMP domain-containing sensor histidine kinase, translating into MRAFGFIRSASLRTRVAVAAALAAAAVVAVFTILTSVVLANNDSAQLDRRLDSIVDASINPEHLQDPTRGVLTTGRSRSTGQVVFQRGFQLPALPPGTETVDVNGVDYRVRTVHVDQHGGVLMSIGIRADSILLSPNRIPLYSVFGVATVLVAGGLGWLLAGPAIRPLRKLTEHTSKLDSGTDTMPKVRGVREAEDLSEAMAGMLTRLAAAQRATTNSLQAAQDFAANAAHELRTPLTAMRADLDTLRIHNLPESERDEVVADLSRAQRRVEAIITALGQLASGQLAQAEDRELMDITDLLDRVVRENTRAGGTIRIDVHVADDVGLVLGWPGGLRIAVDNLVRNAVVHGEATRIVLTAHRSEQFLIITVDDNGRGLPVEEHRTVLGRFRRGSTAMAGGSGLGLALVAQQALLHGGEITLSDGPLGGLRATLTLATSASPTGDAAQAD; encoded by the coding sequence GTGCGAGCCTTCGGCTTCATCCGTTCCGCGTCGTTGCGCACCAGGGTCGCGGTGGCCGCGGCGCTGGCCGCAGCGGCAGTGGTCGCAGTGTTCACCATCCTGACCTCGGTGGTGTTGGCCAACAACGACTCTGCGCAGTTGGATCGCAGGCTCGATTCGATTGTTGATGCGAGCATCAACCCCGAGCATCTCCAGGATCCGACGCGCGGCGTGTTGACCACGGGTCGGTCGCGTTCGACGGGGCAGGTGGTGTTCCAGCGGGGCTTCCAGTTGCCTGCGCTGCCGCCGGGCACCGAGACCGTCGACGTCAACGGCGTCGACTACCGGGTCCGCACTGTTCACGTGGACCAGCACGGCGGCGTGCTGATGTCCATCGGTATCCGCGCGGACAGTATTTTGTTGAGCCCCAACAGGATTCCGCTGTATAGCGTGTTCGGTGTGGCGACGGTGTTGGTGGCAGGCGGTCTGGGCTGGCTGTTGGCCGGGCCGGCCATCCGGCCGCTGCGCAAGCTCACCGAGCACACCTCGAAACTGGACAGTGGCACCGACACGATGCCGAAGGTGCGCGGCGTGCGGGAGGCCGAGGACCTGTCCGAGGCGATGGCAGGCATGCTCACCCGCCTGGCCGCTGCGCAGCGCGCCACCACCAATTCCCTTCAGGCCGCACAGGATTTCGCCGCCAACGCCGCGCATGAACTGCGTACCCCACTGACTGCGATGCGTGCGGATCTGGACACCCTGCGCATCCACAACCTGCCCGAATCCGAACGGGACGAGGTGGTCGCCGACCTGTCCCGCGCGCAGCGCCGGGTGGAGGCCATCATCACCGCGCTGGGCCAACTCGCCTCAGGGCAACTGGCCCAGGCCGAGGACCGCGAACTGATGGACATCACGGACCTGCTCGACCGGGTGGTCAGGGAGAACACCCGTGCCGGCGGGACCATCCGCATCGACGTGCACGTGGCCGATGACGTCGGGCTGGTGCTGGGCTGGCCCGGTGGGCTACGCATCGCGGTGGACAACCTGGTGCGCAACGCGGTCGTCCACGGCGAGGCCACCCGGATCGTGCTGACCGCCCACCGCAGCGAGCAGTTCCTGATCATCACCGTCGACGACAACGGGCGCGGACTACCGGTCGAGGAGCATCGGACCGTGCTGGGCCGGTTCCGTCGGGGCAGCACCGCGATGGCGGGCGGCTCCGGACTGGGCTTGGCGCTGGTGGCGCAGCAGGCCCTGTTGCACGGCGGTGAGATCACGTTGTCCGACGGGCCGCTCGGCGGTTTGCGGGCCACGTTGACCTTGGCCACGTCGGCCTCACCGACAGGGGATGCGGCTCAGGCAGATTGA
- a CDS encoding DUF3054 domain-containing protein — translation MRRASAPAECRRRSGSAAFLGDLICVVVFCTIGRRSHAEGLTVAGVAETAWPFLTGTVVGWLLSRGWQRPTSLAPTGVVVWISTVVVGIVLRKLTSAGVAVSFIVVASLTTAVLLLGWRAVLAAARGRAKSA, via the coding sequence ATGCGACGAGCTAGCGCGCCGGCCGAATGTCGCCGCCGGAGCGGCTCCGCCGCCTTCCTGGGCGACCTGATCTGTGTGGTGGTGTTCTGCACGATCGGACGGCGCAGCCACGCCGAGGGACTGACCGTGGCCGGGGTCGCCGAGACCGCGTGGCCGTTCCTGACAGGAACCGTGGTGGGCTGGTTGCTGTCGCGAGGCTGGCAGCGTCCGACGTCGTTGGCCCCTACCGGGGTCGTGGTGTGGATCAGCACGGTGGTGGTGGGCATCGTGCTGAGAAAACTGACCTCGGCGGGAGTGGCCGTCAGCTTCATCGTGGTCGCCTCGCTGACCACCGCCGTGCTGCTCTTGGGCTGGCGCGCCGTGCTCGCCGCCGCGCGCGGGCGCGCGAAATCAGCCTGA
- a CDS encoding M23 family metallopeptidase translates to MRIRFAIAVLTLTLAGCSAAQTPQSESTTTTTPPPVVTPVVGSVLAEPIPVAATDGRTHLVYELMLTNTSPGVVTLNSLSTATGDRKLLTLSGDSLKYWTRAVGNSAVGTNVIGPGQSAYVWLDVIADDPTQVPGELTHELGITVAKPMPPLVPPTLTEPLAPVSVQTRKPVSISPPLTGDNWVDANSCCDMTPHRMALNPINGKIWAAERFAIDYVQLGADGRIFAGDRAKVASYPYFGSEIHAVADGPVVAVLDGLNEQIPGVTPKGLALQQYGGNHIVQDIGDGNYAFYAHLQPNSLRVKPGDKLSTGQVIGALGNSGNSDAPHLHFHVMDGPDPLASNGLPFTFKSFRLDSRLTSLSAADALFDGKPAARQPGFAERDQTDVSPLVLDVMTYATS, encoded by the coding sequence ATGCGAATCCGGTTCGCGATCGCAGTGCTCACGCTGACCTTGGCGGGATGCTCGGCGGCGCAGACTCCGCAGTCGGAATCGACCACTACCACCACCCCGCCACCGGTGGTCACGCCGGTGGTGGGATCGGTTCTGGCCGAACCGATACCGGTGGCGGCCACCGATGGCCGCACCCACCTGGTGTACGAGTTGATGCTGACCAACACCTCACCGGGCGTGGTCACCCTCAACTCGCTGAGCACCGCAACCGGTGACCGCAAGCTGCTCACCCTGTCCGGGGACAGCCTCAAATACTGGACCAGGGCAGTGGGCAATTCCGCTGTCGGAACCAACGTGATCGGCCCCGGACAGAGCGCCTACGTGTGGCTGGACGTGATCGCCGACGATCCGACGCAGGTGCCAGGAGAACTCACCCATGAACTCGGGATCACCGTGGCCAAGCCGATGCCGCCGCTCGTCCCGCCGACCCTGACCGAGCCCTTGGCACCGGTGTCGGTCCAGACCCGTAAGCCGGTGTCCATCTCCCCGCCCCTGACCGGCGACAACTGGGTGGACGCCAACAGTTGCTGCGATATGACACCGCACCGCATGGCACTCAACCCGATCAACGGAAAGATCTGGGCGGCAGAGCGATTCGCGATCGACTATGTACAGCTCGGCGCCGATGGCCGGATATTCGCGGGCGACCGGGCCAAGGTCGCCAGCTACCCGTACTTCGGCTCCGAGATCCACGCAGTCGCCGACGGACCGGTGGTGGCGGTGCTCGACGGCCTGAACGAGCAGATCCCCGGTGTTACGCCGAAGGGTCTCGCTCTTCAGCAGTACGGCGGCAACCACATCGTGCAGGACATCGGTGACGGCAACTACGCCTTCTACGCGCACCTGCAGCCGAACAGTCTCAGGGTCAAGCCTGGGGACAAACTCAGCACCGGTCAGGTCATCGGAGCCCTGGGCAACTCCGGCAACTCCGATGCACCACACCTGCACTTCCACGTGATGGACGGCCCGGATCCTTTGGCATCCAATGGTTTACCATTTACCTTCAAATCGTTCCGGCTGGATTCCCGGCTCACGTCGCTGAGCGCCGCCGACGCACTCTTCGACGGGAAACCGGCCGCACGGCAACCGGGCTTCGCCGAACGCGACCAAACCGACGTCAGCCCACTGGTATTGGATGTGATGACCTATGCGACGAGCTAG